In Burkholderia sp. WP9, a genomic segment contains:
- a CDS encoding TylF/MycF/NovP-related O-methyltransferase: MELNLPNPPRPASASSSGPDPRLSMLAVDNERAYVYLAMIRRYIGGSADLDDPAHRAAARAAPITADDCAERLAEADRVFAEWLAPRRCSAADIAGIEPSRMAHALNHMHQESRRLTMCDDVLLDNVVELARVVIDERVPGDFIETGVWRGGVTILMRAALTAFGGVGRGVWVADSFAGLPAPDPVTDLRDAIWHHLMRAVGLLRSDLATVREAFARVGLLDRRVRFLPGWFADTLPDAPIERLALMRLDGDWYESTRVALESLYPRLSPGGFVIVDDYGLPTGCARAVDEYRSAHRIDAPLMRVNAQAVYWRKPW, encoded by the coding sequence ATGGAATTGAATCTTCCGAATCCTCCGCGTCCTGCTTCCGCTTCTTCGTCTGGCCCCGATCCGCGGCTATCCATGCTGGCCGTCGATAACGAGCGCGCCTATGTCTACCTGGCCATGATCCGCCGCTACATTGGCGGCTCGGCCGACCTCGATGATCCCGCGCATCGCGCGGCGGCTCGAGCGGCGCCGATCACCGCCGACGATTGCGCCGAGCGGCTCGCCGAGGCGGACCGTGTGTTCGCTGAATGGCTTGCGCCGCGCCGCTGCTCGGCTGCCGATATTGCCGGCATCGAGCCCTCACGCATGGCGCACGCGCTCAACCACATGCACCAGGAGTCGCGCCGTCTGACGATGTGCGATGACGTGCTGCTCGATAACGTCGTCGAGTTGGCGCGCGTGGTGATCGACGAACGCGTGCCCGGCGACTTCATCGAAACCGGCGTATGGCGCGGCGGCGTGACGATTCTGATGCGTGCCGCGCTGACCGCGTTCGGCGGCGTCGGCCGCGGCGTGTGGGTGGCCGATTCGTTCGCGGGCCTGCCCGCGCCGGACCCGGTCACCGACCTACGCGATGCGATCTGGCATCACCTGATGCGCGCGGTCGGCCTCCTGCGCAGCGATCTGGCGACCGTGCGCGAGGCTTTCGCGCGCGTGGGTCTGCTCGATCGCCGGGTGCGCTTTCTGCCCGGCTGGTTCGCCGACACCTTGCCGGATGCGCCGATCGAGCGCCTTGCGTTGATGCGGCTCGATGGCGACTGGTACGAGTCGACCCGTGTCGCGCTCGAGTCCTTGTATCCGCGTCTTTCACCGGGCGGCTTCGTGATCGTCGACGACTATGGTCTGCCGACCGGCTGCGCGCGCGCCGTCGACGAATACCGTAGCGCCCATCGCATCGATGCGCCGCTGATGCGTGTCAATGCTCAGGCGGTGTACTGGCGCAAGCCATGGTGA